Proteins from one Elgaria multicarinata webbii isolate HBS135686 ecotype San Diego chromosome 3, rElgMul1.1.pri, whole genome shotgun sequence genomic window:
- the LOC134395482 gene encoding olfactory receptor 2M5-like, with the protein MFIVALLGNSLLLIVIKVDSSLQTPMYFFLSQLSFMDMCQVLVIVPKAAVGFVTQQKTISLIGCAAQIFLILNLGGAECLLLAVMSYDRYVAICRPLQYPVLMRRKICIGMSAGAWISSFHYALMKAIYLLPLSYCGSNVINHFFCEFQILIKFSCSDTSTFEKVSLFLGSNLLLLFPVLVIVASYISILLQILRARRSGERSHKALSTCLSHLCVVAIFYGSAILRHLRPASYYSAEINQFFSALCTIFTSTANPFIYSLRNRDVLAALRKLFRN; encoded by the coding sequence ATGTTCATTGTTGCCTTACTTGGAAATAGTCTCCTCCTGATTGTAATCAAAGTAGATTCAAGCCTCCAGACTCCAATGTATTTTTTCCTTAGCCAGTTGTCCTTCATGGATATGTGTCAAGTCCTTGTTATTGTTCCCAAAGCAGCAGTGGGTTTTGTAACACAGCAGAAAACAATTTCACTTATAGGATGTGCGGCTCAGATTTTTCTGATCCTGAATCTAGGAGGAGCAGAATGCCTCCTGTTGGCAGTCATGTCATATGACCGGTATGTGGCCATTTGCCGGCCCTTGCAATATCCGGTTCTCATGAGGAGAAAAATCTGCATAGGCATGTCAGCAGGCGCATGGATTTCATCTTTTCACTACGCATTGATGAAAGCTATTTATTTGCTGCCTCTTTCATACTGTGGATCAAATGTGATAAACCATTTTTTCTGTGAATTCCAAATCCTGATAAAGTTTTCCTGTTCAGATACATCCACCTTTGAAAAAGTGTCATTATTCCTTGGTAGCAATTTACTGCTCCTTTTCCCAGTCTTAGTCATTGTGGCCTCCTACATATCCATACTTCTGCAAATTCTGAGGGCAAGGCGTTCAGGGGAAAGAAGCCACAAAGCCCTGAGTACTTGTTTGTCCCACCTCTGCGTGGTAGCCATCTTCTATGGGTCGGCCATCTTGAGGCACCTAAGGCCGGCTTCCTACTACTCAGCAGAGATTAACCAGTTTTTTTCTGCATTGTGTACAATTTTCACATCTACAGCAAATCCTTTCATATATAGTCTGAGAAATCGGGATGTATTAGCAGCACTCAGAAAACTGTTTAGAAACTGA